AAGTGCATCACGGCTGGGAGCCTTATCTGTACGGGCTTGCTGTAACCTTTTCGGGGGTGGGCGCCATTATCGCAGGCCTGCTGCTCGGAATGAGGAACGAATGGAAAAATCGAGGGCTTATCGCTTACGGCGGCGCCCTGATCAGCGGACTGGCGCTGCTCTCGCTCAGCTTTGCGCCTACCGCTGGAGCCGCCATCGCGCTGTTCGCTCTGGAGGGCTTCGGCATCATGCTCTTTTCGATGATCTGGGAAATCAGCCTGCAGGATCTAGTGCCTCAGGAGGCGTTCGGACGCGTGGCGAGTCTGGATATGATGGGTTCCTTCGCGCTGCTGCCGATCGGCTATATCGTTGTGGGCTGGACGGCCGATTGGATCGGAGGCATTGCGACCATCGCCATTTTCGCCGGGCTCGGCATATCCGCCATACTTCTGGTGCTGTGTATTCCTTCCATCCGGCGGTTTCAGTAAGAGGGAGCGGTTATTCGGAGCAAATTCGAGGATCTGTTGTATTACGGAATGACCAAGGCAGATTATGAACATATCAGCGGGTAAGTAAGAAGAAACGGCTTCGCCGTCCTCTGGAAGAGGAAGGCATCCGTTTCTCGTAAAAATATCAGGTTAAGGATAAGCGCGAAGCTTATACTTTCTGATATTTCAAGAAGAAACGGTACCATCCTCTAGGGGACGGTACCGTTTTTCGTGAAAATATAGGGCATGCGCCCTCTTTTTATGCATCCATCGTTATTTTACCAGTCTTCGTTATTTTACCAGCACGGCGGCAAAATCCTTGATCACATCGGCCAGCTGCTCGGGTTCTTCAAACAGGCTCATATGGCCTGCCCGGGCAATGACCGTCTTCGTTACGTTCGGTTTGTCCGCGGTAAAGGTCTTCTCCATCGGGACAAGGCCGTCCTTCTCCCCCGCCACAAGCAGCACCGGCAGCCCGCTGGCAGAGATCACATCACGCCGGTCGGGTCGTTCCCGCATCGCCAAAGCGGCTCCCACCGCGCCCTGAGGCGGCGTCTTATAGCCGATTTCCCTGACCCGCTGCAGCAGCTCCGGCGAGGACGTGGCCGTCTCCGGCGCAAACAGTCCCGGCACGAACCCGTCCACGAAGTCCGTAATGCCCTGCGACTGGATGGCAGCGACAGCCTTAAGCCGCTTTTCTCTCGCCTCATCGCTGTCCGGGTATCCCGTGGAATGGATCAGACCAAATGCGTTCAGGCGCGAGCCGTACCGCTGCACGAACGAAAGGGTGACATAACCGCCCAGCGAGTGGCCAAGCAGCGTAACCTTGGGAATGTCCAGCGCATCCAGCAGACACAAAACGTCATCGGCCATTTGTTCGATAGTGTACGCGCCAAGCGGCGCGTCCGAAGAACCATGCCCACGCAGGTCGGGGGCAATGACGCGGTAACTTCCGCTCAAAATCGGAATGACCTTCTCCCAGTATTCCGCGCTGCCGCAGAAACCATGAAGCAGGACAAGAACTTCACCCTGCCCTTGATCGCTGTAACAAATGGGGCTTCCTTCACAACGCACCGTTTCCATGACAGCCTCCTTCTTTCTTCTTATATGTACCTGATCGGTAATCATTATTTAAGCCAATTGGACAAAATTGAAACGCGTTCAACGGGAGATCCCGAATCCCGCCGCCGCTGCG
This region of Paenibacillus sp. URB8-2 genomic DNA includes:
- a CDS encoding alpha/beta fold hydrolase, with translation METVRCEGSPICYSDQGQGEVLVLLHGFCGSAEYWEKVIPILSGSYRVIAPDLRGHGSSDAPLGAYTIEQMADDVLCLLDALDIPKVTLLGHSLGGYVTLSFVQRYGSRLNAFGLIHSTGYPDSDEAREKRLKAVAAIQSQGITDFVDGFVPGLFAPETATSSPELLQRVREIGYKTPPQGAVGAALAMRERPDRRDVISASGLPVLLVAGEKDGLVPMEKTFTADKPNVTKTVIARAGHMSLFEEPEQLADVIKDFAAVLVK